The Mytilus galloprovincialis chromosome 7, xbMytGall1.hap1.1, whole genome shotgun sequence genome has a window encoding:
- the LOC143082488 gene encoding putative ammonium transporter 1 isoform X2, protein MSSIQAITNQVLELEKLLNSSRARLDLIEHNSNASIQWQHNTEENADIFFLIMMANTIFLMQGGFAFLEAGSVRSKNTTNILIKNLLDAFISGISYWMVGYAFGFGDGNAFIGYSGFALSGVEGSSYAYWFFQYVFAATAATIVSGAVAERCDFVAYLVYSSCITGFIYPVLTHWAWSSDGWLAVGFTDGPIEITYSDFAGSGIVHCAGGVAAFVAAAVMGPRIGRFDKETGNPVDIKGHSVPFAALGGFILLFGFLAFNGSSHGAISSAGDGVAVATAVKNTVLGGTGGAFLTLTLNRLKWIGDSTWSFLTTLNGCLAGMVAVCASCNQITTYGAFIIGIIGGVMYMITTWTILKLKVDDPLDATAVHFGGGVWGVIACALFSTEFGVLYHWDKRSALQLAWQLAGLSAIITWTATLSFVMFYTLKKVSLLRVSFEFEMKGSPEVDSLNKLNSSVSTINTMVQNGSTETVPEKQEQTKI, encoded by the exons ATGTCTTCAATACAGGCTATTACAAACCAAGTGTTGGAACTGGAGAAGCTACTGAATTCTTCTCGTGCCAGACTAGATCTTATAGAACACAATTCAAACGCGTCTATACAATGGCAACATAATACAGAGGAAAATGCagatatatttttcttaataatGATGGCAAATACTATTTTCT TAATGCAGGGAGGTTTTGCCTTTTTGGAAGCAGGTTCAGTACGGAGTAAGAATACTACCAACATCCTCATAAAAAATCTGTTGGATGCAT TTATATCAGGTATATCGTACTGGATGGTCGGGTATGCGTTTGGCTTCGGAGATGGAAATGCTTTCATTGGTTACAGTGGATTTGCTTTGTCTGGAGTTGAAGGCAGTTCATATGCTTACTGGTTTTTTCAATACGTTTTTGCAGCAACAGCAGCTACCATAGTTTCCGGCGCAGTCGCAGAGAGATGTGACTTTGTAGCATACTTGGTCTACAGTTCGTGTATCACAG GATTTATTTATCCTGTTTTAACACACTGGGCATGGTCATCAGATGGCTGGTTAGCAGTTGGATTTACAGACGGGCCTATTGAAATAACATATAGT GATTTTGCCGGAAGTGGAATTGTTCACTGTGCAGGAGGTGTTGCAGCTTTTGTAGCTGCTGCTGTAATGGGACCTCGTATTGGTAGATTTGATAAAGAGACAGGAAACCCGGTGGACATTAAAGGCCATTCAGTTCCT TTTGCAGCCTTGGGAGGATTTATCCTTTTGTTTGGATTTCTTGCTTTCAACGGATCTTCTCATGGAGCGATCTCAAGTGCTGGTGATGGTGTGGCAGTAGCTACAGCTGTTAAAAATACTGTGTTGGGCGGAACTGGTGGTGCCTTTCTCACACTTACACTCAATAGACTAAAGTGGATTGGAGACAGTACTTGGAGCTTTTTAACAACTCTTAATGGATGTTTAGCTGGAATG GTTGCTGTGTGTGCCTCGTGTAATCAAATAACAACATACGGGGCATTTATTATTGGTATAATAGGAGGTGTCATGTATATGATAACTACATggacaattttaaaattgaaGGTTGACGATCCACTGGATGCAACTGCAG TACATTTTGGTGGTGGTGTTTGGGGAGTGATAGCATGTGCCTTATTTTCAACAGAATTTGGAGTTCTTTATCACTGGGATAAAAGATCTGCATTG CAATTAGCTTGGCAGTTGGCAGGATTATCTGCAATCATAACATGGACAGCTACTTTAAGCTTTGTAATGTTTTACACACTGAAGAAAGTTTCCCTGCTTCGAGtttcatttgaatttgaaatgaaAG GATCTCCTGAGGTAGATTCTCTCAATAAACTGAATTCCAGTGTGAGTACTATTAATACAATGGTTCAGAACGGATCTACGGAAACAGTTCCAGAAAAACAGGAACAGACTAAAATCTAA
- the LOC143082488 gene encoding putative ammonium transporter 1 isoform X3, translating into MSSIQAITNQVLELEKLLNSSRARLDLIEHNSNASIQWQHNTEENADIFFLIMMANTIFLMQGGFAFLEAGSVRSKNTTNILIKNLLDASTAATIVSGAVAERCDFVAYLVYSSCITGFIYPVLTHWAWSSDGWLAVGFTDGPIEITYSDFAGSGIVHCAGGVAAFVAAAVMGPRIGRFDKETGNPVDIKGHSVPFAALGGFILLFGFLAFNGSSHGAISSAGDGVAVATAVKNTVLGGTGGAFLTLTLNRLKWIGDSTWSFLTTLNGCLAGMVAVCASCNQITTYGAFIIGIIGGVMYMITTWTILKLKVDDPLDATAVHFGGGVWGVIACALFSTEFGVLYHWDKRSALQLAWQLAGLSAIITWTATLSFVMFYTLKKVSLLRVSFEFEMKGLDIPKHGEPAYPAESYGHGWGETGDALGSMVEKLRNKSPTINTKTSGSPEVDSLNKLNSSVSTINTMVQNGSTETVPEKQEQTKI; encoded by the exons ATGTCTTCAATACAGGCTATTACAAACCAAGTGTTGGAACTGGAGAAGCTACTGAATTCTTCTCGTGCCAGACTAGATCTTATAGAACACAATTCAAACGCGTCTATACAATGGCAACATAATACAGAGGAAAATGCagatatatttttcttaataatGATGGCAAATACTATTTTCT TAATGCAGGGAGGTTTTGCCTTTTTGGAAGCAGGTTCAGTACGGAGTAAGAATACTACCAACATCCTCATAAAAAATCTGTTGGATGCAT CAACAGCAGCTACCATAGTTTCCGGCGCAGTCGCAGAGAGATGTGACTTTGTAGCATACTTGGTCTACAGTTCGTGTATCACAG GATTTATTTATCCTGTTTTAACACACTGGGCATGGTCATCAGATGGCTGGTTAGCAGTTGGATTTACAGACGGGCCTATTGAAATAACATATAGT GATTTTGCCGGAAGTGGAATTGTTCACTGTGCAGGAGGTGTTGCAGCTTTTGTAGCTGCTGCTGTAATGGGACCTCGTATTGGTAGATTTGATAAAGAGACAGGAAACCCGGTGGACATTAAAGGCCATTCAGTTCCT TTTGCAGCCTTGGGAGGATTTATCCTTTTGTTTGGATTTCTTGCTTTCAACGGATCTTCTCATGGAGCGATCTCAAGTGCTGGTGATGGTGTGGCAGTAGCTACAGCTGTTAAAAATACTGTGTTGGGCGGAACTGGTGGTGCCTTTCTCACACTTACACTCAATAGACTAAAGTGGATTGGAGACAGTACTTGGAGCTTTTTAACAACTCTTAATGGATGTTTAGCTGGAATG GTTGCTGTGTGTGCCTCGTGTAATCAAATAACAACATACGGGGCATTTATTATTGGTATAATAGGAGGTGTCATGTATATGATAACTACATggacaattttaaaattgaaGGTTGACGATCCACTGGATGCAACTGCAG TACATTTTGGTGGTGGTGTTTGGGGAGTGATAGCATGTGCCTTATTTTCAACAGAATTTGGAGTTCTTTATCACTGGGATAAAAGATCTGCATTG CAATTAGCTTGGCAGTTGGCAGGATTATCTGCAATCATAACATGGACAGCTACTTTAAGCTTTGTAATGTTTTACACACTGAAGAAAGTTTCCCTGCTTCGAGtttcatttgaatttgaaatgaaAG gTCTCGATATACCAAAACATGGTGAACCAGCGTATCCTGCCGAGTCATACGGTCATGGTTGGGGCGAGACGGGAGATGCTTTAGGTTCCATGGTAGAAAAGTTGAGGAATAAATCGCCCACTATCAACACTAAGACGTCAG GATCTCCTGAGGTAGATTCTCTCAATAAACTGAATTCCAGTGTGAGTACTATTAATACAATGGTTCAGAACGGATCTACGGAAACAGTTCCAGAAAAACAGGAACAGACTAAAATCTAA
- the LOC143082488 gene encoding putative ammonium transporter 1 isoform X1 encodes MSSIQAITNQVLELEKLLNSSRARLDLIEHNSNASIQWQHNTEENADIFFLIMMANTIFLMQGGFAFLEAGSVRSKNTTNILIKNLLDAFISGISYWMVGYAFGFGDGNAFIGYSGFALSGVEGSSYAYWFFQYVFAATAATIVSGAVAERCDFVAYLVYSSCITGFIYPVLTHWAWSSDGWLAVGFTDGPIEITYSDFAGSGIVHCAGGVAAFVAAAVMGPRIGRFDKETGNPVDIKGHSVPFAALGGFILLFGFLAFNGSSHGAISSAGDGVAVATAVKNTVLGGTGGAFLTLTLNRLKWIGDSTWSFLTTLNGCLAGMVAVCASCNQITTYGAFIIGIIGGVMYMITTWTILKLKVDDPLDATAVHFGGGVWGVIACALFSTEFGVLYHWDKRSALQLAWQLAGLSAIITWTATLSFVMFYTLKKVSLLRVSFEFEMKGLDIPKHGEPAYPAESYGHGWGETGDALGSMVEKLRNKSPTINTKTSGSPEVDSLNKLNSSVSTINTMVQNGSTETVPEKQEQTKI; translated from the exons ATGTCTTCAATACAGGCTATTACAAACCAAGTGTTGGAACTGGAGAAGCTACTGAATTCTTCTCGTGCCAGACTAGATCTTATAGAACACAATTCAAACGCGTCTATACAATGGCAACATAATACAGAGGAAAATGCagatatatttttcttaataatGATGGCAAATACTATTTTCT TAATGCAGGGAGGTTTTGCCTTTTTGGAAGCAGGTTCAGTACGGAGTAAGAATACTACCAACATCCTCATAAAAAATCTGTTGGATGCAT TTATATCAGGTATATCGTACTGGATGGTCGGGTATGCGTTTGGCTTCGGAGATGGAAATGCTTTCATTGGTTACAGTGGATTTGCTTTGTCTGGAGTTGAAGGCAGTTCATATGCTTACTGGTTTTTTCAATACGTTTTTGCAGCAACAGCAGCTACCATAGTTTCCGGCGCAGTCGCAGAGAGATGTGACTTTGTAGCATACTTGGTCTACAGTTCGTGTATCACAG GATTTATTTATCCTGTTTTAACACACTGGGCATGGTCATCAGATGGCTGGTTAGCAGTTGGATTTACAGACGGGCCTATTGAAATAACATATAGT GATTTTGCCGGAAGTGGAATTGTTCACTGTGCAGGAGGTGTTGCAGCTTTTGTAGCTGCTGCTGTAATGGGACCTCGTATTGGTAGATTTGATAAAGAGACAGGAAACCCGGTGGACATTAAAGGCCATTCAGTTCCT TTTGCAGCCTTGGGAGGATTTATCCTTTTGTTTGGATTTCTTGCTTTCAACGGATCTTCTCATGGAGCGATCTCAAGTGCTGGTGATGGTGTGGCAGTAGCTACAGCTGTTAAAAATACTGTGTTGGGCGGAACTGGTGGTGCCTTTCTCACACTTACACTCAATAGACTAAAGTGGATTGGAGACAGTACTTGGAGCTTTTTAACAACTCTTAATGGATGTTTAGCTGGAATG GTTGCTGTGTGTGCCTCGTGTAATCAAATAACAACATACGGGGCATTTATTATTGGTATAATAGGAGGTGTCATGTATATGATAACTACATggacaattttaaaattgaaGGTTGACGATCCACTGGATGCAACTGCAG TACATTTTGGTGGTGGTGTTTGGGGAGTGATAGCATGTGCCTTATTTTCAACAGAATTTGGAGTTCTTTATCACTGGGATAAAAGATCTGCATTG CAATTAGCTTGGCAGTTGGCAGGATTATCTGCAATCATAACATGGACAGCTACTTTAAGCTTTGTAATGTTTTACACACTGAAGAAAGTTTCCCTGCTTCGAGtttcatttgaatttgaaatgaaAG gTCTCGATATACCAAAACATGGTGAACCAGCGTATCCTGCCGAGTCATACGGTCATGGTTGGGGCGAGACGGGAGATGCTTTAGGTTCCATGGTAGAAAAGTTGAGGAATAAATCGCCCACTATCAACACTAAGACGTCAG GATCTCCTGAGGTAGATTCTCTCAATAAACTGAATTCCAGTGTGAGTACTATTAATACAATGGTTCAGAACGGATCTACGGAAACAGTTCCAGAAAAACAGGAACAGACTAAAATCTAA